The following coding sequences lie in one Rutidosis leptorrhynchoides isolate AG116_Rl617_1_P2 chromosome 6, CSIRO_AGI_Rlap_v1, whole genome shotgun sequence genomic window:
- the LOC139852631 gene encoding uncharacterized protein, which produces MVDEVAGKESPAVAVGRGSVFFYGVGHMLNDITAACWFTYLLVFMTDIGLSPRDAATVMLSGQIADGFTTIFAGELIDRFGHFKIWHGAGSILVAVSFSSVFGSCVPCIIFGNESTSLQTIGYSFFAAVFNVGWAATQVSHMSMVNCITLNSTSRVVMTSCRNAFSMVANLSLYAIAFGVFHLRSSKTTEDIENQYRWIAYSSIFIGLCFVVVFNIGTKEPRLRNDVQGHVYQKISWIYWFKKILYYQVALVYVFTRLITNVSQAFLAFYVINDLRMAQSSKASIPAMIYICSFVVSILLQELTWTSKRLKVFFAAGGVLWMLCGSAIFFMSSNMKNIMYLLSLVIGIANALITVTGVSMQSYLVGEDVKGCAFVYGSLSFLDKVTCGFALWALESYQTTPTALKDCNPVCSCYSISRYGFGLVPAICALVAVIVTCTMKLEKPRLRPLNVPLLE; this is translated from the exons ATGGTTGATGAGGTGGCCGGAAAAGAGTCGCCGGCGGTGGCTGTCGGGAGAGGTTCCGTTTTCTTTTATGGTGTGGGGCATATGCTCAATGACATAACAGCTGCCTGTTGGTTTACTTATCTTTTGGTTTTCATGACTGATATTGGATTATCACCAAG GGATGCTGCTACTGTAATGCTTTCTGGTCAGATAGCTGATGGATTCACAACCATTTTTGCTGGTGAATTG ATAGACAGATTCGGACATTTTAAGATATGGCATGGGGCAGGGTCAATTTTGGTAGCGGTTTCATTCTCTTCTGTATTCGGAAGCTGTGTTCCTTGTATTATTTTCGGCAATGAATCCACATCGTTGCAAACAATTGGTTACAGTTTTTTTGCAGCTGTGTTCAACGTGGGATGGGCTGCTACACAAGTCTCACACAT GTCAATGGTGAACTGTATCACACTTAATTCAACGAGCAGGGTTGTGATGACTAGTTGTCGCAATGCATTTTCAATG GTGGCCAATCTCAGCTTATATGCCATTGCCTTTGGGGTCTTCCATCTTCGTTCTTCAAAAACCACAGAGGATATAGAAAATCAG TATCGTTGGATTGCATACTCATCGATTTTCATTGGATTATGCTTTGTGGTCGTGTTTAACATTGGGACAAAAGAACCGAG ATTGAGAAATGATGTTCAAGGGCATGTTTATCAGAAAATATCGTGGATTTACTGGTTTAAGAAAATTCTATACTATCAAGTTGCTCTTGTCTATGTGTTCACCCGGTTGATTACCAATGTTTCACAG GCATTTCTAGCGTTCTATGTCATTAATGATCTTCGAATGGCCCAGTCTTCTAAAGCATCG ATTCCAGCCATGATCTACATTTGTAGCTTCGTCGTATCCATACTACTGCAG GAGCTCACATGGACCAGCAAACGCTTGAAAGTTTTCTTTGCGGCTGGAGGTGTTTTATGGATGCTTTGTGGCTCGGCAATTTTCTTTATGTCAAGCAACATGAAGAATATAATGTATCTCCTTTCGTTAGTTATTGGCATTGCAAATGCTCTTATAACG GTCACCGGAGTAAGCATGCAAAGCTATCTAGTGGGCGAAGATGTTAAAGGCTGTGCGTTTGTTTATGGCTCATTGAGTTTCCTAGACAAGGTTACGTGTGGGTTTGCTTTGTGGGCTTTGGAGTCATATCAAA CTACCCCTACGGCCTTGAAGGATTGCAATCCAGTTTGTTCATGCTATTCCATTTCAAGATACGGGTTTGGTCTTGTGCCTGCAATATGTGCACTTGTTGCAGTCATTGTGACATGTACCATGAAGCTCGAGAAGCCTCGTTTAAGACCTTTGAATGTGCCTCTTTTGGAATAA